One genomic region from Pseudoduganella lutea encodes:
- a CDS encoding L-threonylcarbamoyladenylate synthase → MSQFFDIHPVNPQGRLIKQAAQIIHGGGVVAVPTDSCYALVCHLDDKAAVERLRRIRGIDEKHHLALLCRDLSEIGVYARVDNKQFRLLKAATPGPFTFILEATREVPRRLSHPSRKTIGLRVPETPIVEALMAELGQPLISSTLILPEETEPLNDPEEINARIGKQLDLVIDGGACSMEMTTVIDLTGSEPELVRLGRGDPAIVGL, encoded by the coding sequence ATGAGCCAATTCTTCGACATCCACCCCGTCAACCCGCAGGGCCGCCTCATCAAGCAGGCTGCCCAGATCATCCACGGTGGCGGCGTGGTGGCCGTGCCCACCGACTCATGCTATGCGCTGGTCTGCCACCTGGACGACAAGGCGGCCGTCGAGCGCCTGCGCCGCATCCGCGGCATCGATGAAAAGCATCACCTGGCGCTGCTGTGCCGCGACCTGTCCGAGATCGGCGTCTATGCACGCGTGGACAACAAGCAGTTCCGGCTGCTGAAGGCGGCCACGCCGGGGCCGTTCACGTTCATTCTCGAAGCCACGCGCGAGGTGCCGCGCCGGCTGTCGCATCCGTCGCGCAAGACCATCGGCCTGCGCGTGCCGGAAACCCCGATCGTCGAAGCGCTGATGGCCGAACTGGGCCAGCCGCTGATCTCCTCGACATTGATCCTGCCGGAAGAAACCGAACCGCTCAACGATCCCGAGGAAATCAATGCCCGCATCGGCAAGCAGCTCGACCTGGTCATCGATGGCGGCGCGTGCAGCATGGAAATGACCACCGTGATCGACCTGACGGGCTCCGAGCCCGAGCTGGTGCGCCTGGGGCGCGGCGACCCGGCCATCGTCGGCCTGTAA
- the htpX gene encoding protease HtpX, protein MKRIVLFIATNLAVMLVLSIVLSLLGIGRPGAGGQLEMGGLLAFSLVVGFTGSIISLLISKPMAKWTTGARVIDAPQNSTEQWLLSTVQRLAQRAGIGMPEVAVYDGEPNAFATGAFKNSALVAVSTGLLQSMNREEVEAVLGHEVAHIANGDMVTLTLIQGVVNTFVVFFARIVGFFVDKVLLRNEGGRGPGYMITVFICEIVFGLLASIIVAWFSRKREFRADAGSARLLGSTAPMQNALARLGGMEPGGLPQNMAASGISGGGGWSALFSTHPPFEERIAALQALR, encoded by the coding sequence ATGAAACGCATCGTCCTGTTTATCGCCACCAACCTCGCCGTGATGTTGGTGCTGTCCATCGTGCTCTCGCTGCTCGGCATCGGCCGTCCCGGAGCGGGCGGCCAGCTGGAAATGGGCGGACTGCTGGCGTTTTCGCTGGTGGTCGGTTTCACCGGCTCGATCATTTCGCTGCTCATCTCCAAGCCCATGGCGAAATGGACGACCGGCGCGCGCGTGATCGACGCGCCGCAGAATTCCACCGAACAGTGGCTGCTGTCGACCGTGCAGCGCCTGGCGCAGCGCGCCGGCATCGGCATGCCCGAAGTGGCCGTGTATGACGGCGAGCCGAACGCGTTCGCCACGGGCGCCTTCAAGAATTCGGCGCTGGTCGCCGTTTCCACGGGCCTGCTGCAATCGATGAACCGCGAGGAAGTGGAAGCGGTGCTGGGCCACGAGGTGGCGCACATCGCCAATGGCGACATGGTGACGCTGACGCTGATCCAGGGCGTCGTCAACACCTTTGTCGTGTTCTTCGCCCGCATCGTCGGCTTCTTCGTCGACAAGGTCCTGTTGCGCAACGAAGGGGGGCGCGGCCCCGGCTACATGATCACCGTGTTCATCTGCGAGATCGTGTTCGGCCTGCTGGCGTCGATCATCGTGGCCTGGTTCTCGCGCAAGCGCGAATTCCGCGCCGACGCCGGCTCGGCGCGCCTGCTGGGCAGCACCGCGCCGATGCAGAATGCGCTGGCCCGCCTGGGCGGCATGGAGCCGGGCGGCCTGCCGCAGAACATGGCCGCTTCCGGCATTTCGGGCGGTGGCGGCTGGTCGGCGCTGTTTTCCACCCACCCGCCATTCGAGGAACGCATCGCGGCCTTGCAGGCGCTCCGATAA
- a CDS encoding gamma carbonic anhydrase family protein has protein sequence MTIYQLGDDAPEIDASAFVADSATLIGKVTLQANSSVWYGASLRGDNERITIGENSNVQEGTVMHTDMGYPLTIGRDVTIGHQVMLHGCTIGDGALVGIQAVILNGAKIGKGCLVGAGALVTEGKEFPDNVLIIGSPAKAVRELTADDVARLKGSADSYVQRAQLFKTNLKKIG, from the coding sequence ATGACGATTTACCAGCTGGGCGATGATGCGCCCGAGATCGACGCCTCCGCCTTCGTGGCCGACAGTGCCACGCTGATCGGCAAGGTGACGCTGCAAGCGAACAGCTCCGTGTGGTACGGCGCCTCGCTGCGCGGCGACAACGAGCGGATCACGATCGGCGAAAACAGCAATGTGCAGGAAGGCACGGTGATGCATACCGACATGGGCTACCCGCTGACGATCGGACGCGACGTGACGATCGGCCACCAGGTCATGCTGCATGGCTGCACGATCGGCGACGGTGCGCTGGTCGGCATCCAGGCCGTGATCCTGAATGGCGCGAAGATCGGCAAGGGTTGCCTCGTGGGCGCCGGGGCGCTCGTCACCGAAGGCAAGGAATTTCCCGATAACGTGCTGATCATCGGCTCCCCGGCCAAGGCCGTGCGCGAACTGACGGCGGACGACGTGGCGCGGCTGAAAGGCAGCGCCGACAGCTATGTGCAGCGCGCGCAGCTGTTCAAGACAAATTTGAAAAAGATTGGATAA
- the hslO gene encoding Hsp33 family molecular chaperone HslO, whose amino-acid sequence MTQDTLQKFIFENAAVRGELVDISSTWREIQARHQYPVAVKRLLGQMVSAAALLSANLKFNGSIVMQIHGDGPVRLLVVECDSQLRMRATAKLNEDATITDDANLTALLNQTGRGRFVITLDPAEKVPGQQPYQGVVPLDGDDVATVIEHYMLRSEQLDTQLWLAADDNVARGLLLQKLPLHGGKAEANPVSPEEALETWNRAVMLGRTLKEEELLSTEIDVLQKRLFWEETIRVFDPVHPSFHCSCTRDKVGNMLKMLGQVEVEDALAEQGKLGINCDFCGKHYEYDAVDCAQLFASDAPAEALIHPTEAKH is encoded by the coding sequence ATGACCCAGGATACGCTGCAAAAATTCATTTTCGAGAACGCCGCCGTGCGCGGTGAGCTGGTCGACATCTCCTCCACGTGGCGCGAGATCCAGGCCCGCCACCAGTACCCGGTGGCCGTCAAGCGGCTGCTGGGACAGATGGTCTCGGCGGCCGCACTGCTGTCGGCCAACCTGAAATTCAACGGCTCGATCGTGATGCAGATCCACGGCGACGGCCCGGTACGCCTGCTGGTCGTCGAGTGCGATTCGCAACTGCGCATGCGCGCCACCGCGAAGCTGAACGAAGACGCGACGATCACCGACGACGCCAACCTGACGGCACTGCTGAACCAGACCGGCCGGGGCCGCTTCGTGATCACGCTCGACCCGGCGGAGAAGGTGCCGGGCCAGCAGCCGTACCAGGGCGTCGTGCCGCTGGACGGCGACGACGTGGCGACCGTCATCGAACATTACATGCTGCGCTCCGAGCAACTGGACACGCAACTGTGGCTGGCCGCCGACGACAACGTGGCGCGCGGCCTGCTGCTGCAAAAGCTGCCGCTGCATGGCGGCAAGGCCGAGGCGAATCCCGTCTCGCCGGAAGAAGCGCTGGAAACGTGGAACCGCGCCGTGATGCTGGGCCGCACGCTGAAGGAAGAAGAACTGCTGTCCACCGAAATCGACGTGCTGCAAAAACGCCTGTTCTGGGAAGAAACGATCCGCGTATTCGACCCCGTGCACCCGTCGTTCCACTGCAGCTGCACGCGCGACAAGGTCGGCAACATGCTCAAGATGCTGGGCCAGGTCGAAGTGGAAGACGCGCTGGCCGAACAGGGCAAGCTGGGCATCAACTGCGATTTCTGCGGCAAGCACTACGAGTACGACGCCGTCGACTGCGCCCAGCTCTTTGCCAGCGACGCCCCCGCCGAAGCGCTGATCCACCCGACCGAAGCGAAGCACTAA
- a CDS encoding 3',5'-nucleoside bisphosphate phosphatase has protein sequence MLKVDLHCHSNVSDGVLPPAAVAKYARQSGVDAWALTDHDEVGGIAAARVAAAELGMRFVAGVEISITWSGETVHIVGLNIDENDPALVRGLAATREGRDARGREIGEQLAKAGIPGAYEGALEFVDNPALMSRTHFARFLVQQGYCANTPEVFRKYLSEGKPGYVPHRWASLEDAVGWILGAGGTAVIAHPGRYRFNQLQQGVLFDQFKELGGTAIEVVTGSHTPDQYPQYAQLANAYGFLASRGTDFHAPGEARVDFAALPPLPASVTPVWHDWF, from the coding sequence ATGCTGAAAGTCGACCTGCACTGCCATTCCAACGTTTCCGACGGTGTCCTGCCGCCGGCCGCCGTGGCGAAGTACGCGCGCCAGTCCGGCGTGGACGCGTGGGCGCTGACCGACCACGATGAAGTGGGCGGCATTGCCGCGGCGCGCGTGGCCGCGGCCGAACTGGGCATGCGCTTCGTGGCGGGCGTGGAAATCTCGATCACGTGGAGCGGTGAAACGGTGCACATCGTGGGGCTGAATATCGACGAGAACGACCCTGCGCTCGTGCGCGGCCTCGCCGCCACGCGCGAGGGCCGCGATGCGCGCGGTCGCGAGATCGGCGAACAACTGGCCAAGGCCGGCATTCCGGGTGCCTATGAAGGCGCGCTGGAATTCGTCGACAACCCGGCGCTCATGTCGCGCACCCACTTTGCCCGCTTCCTCGTGCAGCAGGGCTACTGCGCCAACACGCCGGAAGTGTTTCGCAAATACCTTTCCGAAGGCAAGCCCGGCTACGTGCCGCATCGCTGGGCCAGCCTGGAAGATGCCGTCGGCTGGATCCTCGGCGCGGGCGGCACGGCCGTCATCGCCCACCCGGGCCGCTACCGCTTCAACCAGTTGCAGCAGGGCGTGCTGTTCGACCAGTTCAAGGAGCTGGGCGGCACCGCAATCGAGGTGGTGACCGGCAGCCACACGCCCGACCAGTACCCGCAGTATGCCCAGCTGGCGAACGCCTATGGCTTCCTGGCGTCGCGCGGCACCGATTTCCACGCGCCGGGCGAGGCAAGGGTGGATTTCGCCGCGCTGCCGCCGCTGCCGGCCAGCGTCACCCCGGTCTGGCACGACTGGTTCTGA
- a CDS encoding class I SAM-dependent methyltransferase — protein sequence MNRLAGAGRPAAPFEYYQKDQMSDVVSPWVQRFAPLIPGGEVLDLACGNGRHSRHLVTLGHAVIAVDRRPDALAATAGPGIVTSDIDLEAGDTPWPFGPNRFAGIVVTNYLHRPLLADMVGSLAPNGVLVYETFADGNAAFGKPSNPDFLLKPGELLELARQQGLRVIAFEDGIVNHVGNPAGGQAGKPAAVVQRICAVKAEFPREAALLGCIES from the coding sequence ATGAACCGGCTGGCGGGCGCAGGGCGCCCGGCAGCCCCGTTTGAGTACTACCAGAAGGATCAGATGAGCGACGTGGTTTCTCCCTGGGTGCAACGCTTTGCACCATTGATTCCCGGCGGCGAGGTGCTGGACCTCGCGTGCGGCAACGGCCGCCATTCCCGCCACCTTGTCACGCTGGGCCATGCGGTGATCGCCGTCGACCGGCGCCCGGATGCGCTGGCAGCCACCGCCGGGCCCGGCATCGTGACCAGCGACATCGACCTTGAAGCGGGCGATACACCCTGGCCGTTCGGGCCGAACCGGTTCGCCGGCATCGTCGTCACGAATTACCTGCACCGTCCGCTGCTGGCCGACATGGTGGGCAGCCTGGCGCCAAACGGCGTGCTGGTCTATGAAACGTTCGCGGACGGCAATGCCGCATTCGGCAAGCCGAGCAACCCCGATTTCCTGCTGAAACCGGGCGAATTGCTGGAGCTGGCACGGCAGCAGGGCTTGCGTGTCATCGCGTTCGAGGATGGCATCGTTAACCATGTCGGCAACCCGGCGGGCGGCCAGGCAGGCAAGCCGGCGGCCGTGGTACAGCGCATCTGCGCCGTGAAAGCCGAGTTCCCGCGCGAAGCGGCACTGCTCGGCTGTATCGAAAGCTGA
- a CDS encoding site-2 protease family protein yields MSEFSQAIQTVAVYAIPILFAISLHEAAHGYVARYFGDPTAAQLGRLSMNPTRHIDPFGTILLPLILYLTIHMPFGYAKPVPVDYSRLRNPKKQMGFVAAAGPMANFAMGLGWMVWLVIMRGMDVSEPFLIKMAIAGINVNAIMCVFNLLPVPPLDGGRILTALLPNELARRYAGIERYTLWIFIGLMVLMYFNVLTPLLGGMVGVFIELLALLVLPLQLLMNI; encoded by the coding sequence ATGAGTGAATTCAGTCAAGCCATCCAGACCGTTGCGGTGTACGCGATTCCCATCCTGTTCGCGATTTCGTTGCACGAGGCAGCGCATGGCTACGTGGCGCGGTATTTCGGCGACCCGACCGCTGCCCAGCTGGGCCGGCTGTCGATGAATCCCACCCGCCACATCGACCCCTTCGGTACCATCCTCCTGCCGCTGATCCTGTACCTGACGATCCACATGCCGTTCGGCTACGCCAAGCCCGTGCCGGTCGACTACAGCCGGCTGCGCAATCCAAAGAAGCAGATGGGCTTCGTGGCCGCGGCCGGACCCATGGCGAACTTCGCCATGGGCCTTGGCTGGATGGTGTGGCTGGTGATCATGCGCGGCATGGATGTTTCCGAGCCGTTCCTGATCAAGATGGCGATCGCCGGCATCAATGTGAACGCGATCATGTGCGTGTTCAACCTGCTGCCCGTGCCGCCGCTCGATGGCGGGCGCATCCTGACGGCGCTGCTGCCGAACGAACTGGCGCGGCGCTATGCGGGCATCGAGCGGTATACGTTGTGGATCTTCATCGGCCTGATGGTGCTGATGTATTTCAATGTGCTGACGCCACTGCTGGGCGGCATGGTCGGCGTGTTCATAGAACTGTTGGCGCTGCTGGTACTTCCCTTGCAATTGCTGATGAATATATGA
- a CDS encoding alpha/beta fold hydrolase, giving the protein MTPSRSDFLAVRGLRTHVRHWGREGAPKIFMLHGWMDVGASFQFVVDHLGGDWHVIAPDWRGFGLTERAGTDTYWFPDYLADLEAILRHYQPEGQVNLVGHSMGGNIAGIYAGVRPERIRRFVNLEGFGLTGAKPEDAPKRYAKWLDELLDPPTMKGYPTQAAVAARLQKTNPRLTDERAAFLAQHWSAQNAAGEWEILGDPVHKQASPLPYHAEDIMACWRRITAPVLWVEAADTNMWLWMGGPEEGRREVDRRMAHIADVTPQMVPDAGHMLHHDQPALLAEMIARFLG; this is encoded by the coding sequence ATGACACCTTCCCGTTCCGATTTCCTCGCCGTGCGCGGCCTGCGCACCCACGTTCGCCACTGGGGTCGTGAAGGCGCCCCCAAGATCTTCATGCTGCATGGCTGGATGGACGTGGGTGCCTCGTTCCAGTTCGTCGTCGACCACCTGGGCGGCGACTGGCACGTGATCGCGCCTGACTGGCGCGGCTTCGGCCTGACGGAGCGCGCGGGCACCGATACCTACTGGTTCCCTGACTACCTCGCCGACCTGGAGGCGATCCTGCGTCACTACCAGCCGGAAGGGCAGGTGAACCTGGTGGGCCACAGCATGGGCGGCAATATCGCCGGCATCTATGCGGGCGTGCGGCCGGAACGGATCCGCCGCTTTGTCAACCTGGAAGGGTTCGGCCTCACGGGCGCGAAGCCGGAAGATGCCCCGAAACGCTACGCGAAATGGCTGGACGAGCTGCTCGACCCGCCAACGATGAAGGGCTACCCCACGCAGGCGGCGGTGGCGGCGCGCCTGCAAAAAACCAATCCGCGCCTGACGGACGAGCGGGCGGCCTTCCTGGCGCAGCACTGGTCCGCGCAAAATGCCGCCGGCGAGTGGGAAATCCTCGGCGACCCGGTGCACAAGCAGGCCAGCCCGCTGCCTTACCACGCCGAGGACATCATGGCGTGCTGGCGCCGCATCACGGCGCCGGTGCTGTGGGTGGAAGCGGCCGACACCAATATGTGGCTGTGGATGGGCGGTCCGGAAGAGGGGCGCCGCGAGGTCGACCGGCGCATGGCCCACATCGCCGACGTTACGCCGCAGATGGTGCCGGACGCCGGCCACATGTTGCACCATGACCAGCCGGCGCTGCTGGCGGAAATGATCGCGCGCTTTCTCGGCTGA
- a CDS encoding SDR family oxidoreductase: MTNKALIIGSSGVVGSALAEQLLAEGWQVHGVSRGRTPGVPGVRQISADLTSPDVAQALAGVDPSHVFIAAWSRQANEEENIRVNGAMVKNVLDAVGPAGSVRHVALVTGLKHYLGPFDAYGKGAVPITPFREEQGRQDVPNFYYEQEDRLFDAARQYGFTWSVHRPHTIIGFAVGNAMNMGQTLAVYAALCKHTGQPFVFPGSRQQWEGLVDMTDARLLARHLQWASTSEAGANEDFNVVNGDVFRWQWLWPRLADYFGVEAAPLPSETSPLESRMNDAPALWREIATRHGLAEPDVTRLASWWHTDADLGRPMEVITDMTKSRKAGFLDYQGTPEAFFYLFERLKREKLIP, from the coding sequence ATGACCAACAAGGCACTCATCATCGGCAGCAGCGGCGTCGTCGGCAGCGCGCTGGCCGAGCAGCTGCTGGCCGAAGGCTGGCAGGTGCATGGCGTTTCGCGCGGCCGCACGCCCGGCGTACCGGGCGTGCGCCAGATCAGCGCCGACCTGACATCGCCCGACGTGGCGCAGGCACTGGCCGGCGTCGATCCCAGCCATGTCTTCATCGCGGCATGGTCACGGCAGGCGAACGAAGAGGAAAACATCCGCGTCAATGGCGCCATGGTGAAGAACGTGCTCGACGCGGTCGGCCCCGCCGGCAGCGTGCGCCACGTAGCGCTGGTGACGGGCCTGAAGCACTACCTCGGCCCGTTCGACGCCTATGGCAAGGGTGCCGTACCGATCACGCCCTTCCGCGAAGAGCAGGGTCGGCAGGACGTGCCGAATTTTTATTACGAACAGGAAGACCGCCTGTTCGATGCGGCGCGACAGTACGGTTTCACCTGGAGCGTGCACCGGCCGCACACGATCATCGGTTTCGCCGTGGGCAACGCGATGAACATGGGCCAGACCCTGGCGGTCTACGCCGCGCTGTGCAAGCACACGGGCCAGCCATTCGTGTTCCCCGGCAGCCGCCAGCAATGGGAAGGCCTGGTGGACATGACCGATGCGCGTCTGCTGGCGCGGCACCTGCAATGGGCTTCGACCAGCGAGGCCGGGGCGAACGAGGATTTCAACGTGGTCAACGGCGACGTGTTCCGCTGGCAGTGGCTGTGGCCGCGGCTGGCCGACTACTTCGGCGTGGAGGCGGCGCCGCTGCCGTCTGAAACCAGCCCGCTCGAATCGCGGATGAACGATGCGCCCGCGCTGTGGCGCGAGATCGCCACGCGCCACGGGCTCGCTGAACCCGACGTCACGCGCCTGGCTTCGTGGTGGCACACGGACGCCGACCTGGGCCGTCCGATGGAAGTCATCACCGACATGACCAAGAGCCGCAAGGCCGGCTTCCTGGATTACCAGGGCACGCCGGAGGCGTTCTTCTATCTGTTCGAGCGGCTGAAGCGGGAGAAGCTGATTCCCTGA
- a CDS encoding TonB-dependent receptor, which produces MKKQIKAAMLASLALAPLAMAQQVATAVAAMESAAVDANSEAAAAAAGPIATVEVATRRTRSSVAMKGDDIQKILPGTNPLKALQTLPGVSFQTADPWGNNEQNLSLFVHGFSGQQLGYTMDGVPLGDQQYGNYNGLSPQRAVISENVRGVVLSSGAGDLATASTSNLGGTIETFSSDPLAGRNFAVQQTLGSHDTSRTFLRYDSGKMGDASVYVSAMHHEARAWDFHGRQGGDQVNAKFVNDNAAGRLTVFFNYSDKIEPNEDSTVHSATEKYQPYTRPFLYPDFQTALNYLSPTGATPAAEGNNYRNYYSDAQREDYLGYVKYDWNLNDTTTWSNQVYYHYDDGVGVVAGPIGVAGLPALFAVYYPNQNLKQVFGNSGYATRTTEYRINRTGWLSTLRTEIGAHTIQGGLWFEKNESQAYRRWYALDVNNPSSPYDRPENPLITQYGSEIDNKVVQLHLQDEWRVRPDLVLQGGFKSSLQFARGMMPVQPKAGAIAGGSTALPEGDIDTKKWFLPQLGARWDVTGTEQAFVNVQKNMRQFVTYGGGGASPWSLASQSAFDLFKASAKPETSVTFEAGLRTSRSFSAGPLTGFDGQVNVYHVNFKDRLLTISPTPVISAIIGGNPVLANVGNVKIDGIDMSGTFHFGRAFSFYDAISYNRSEYKDNYLNGANTVPTAGKKIPGSPEWMNKFVASLNLGGTEFQLSGDYVGKRYATYTNDLSVSSYFLLGLGVTGRLPFLDGTWVKNARYRVNVTNLADRRGDLNVVVGAADRTYNTFPIAPRQGFLTVMADFK; this is translated from the coding sequence ATGAAGAAACAGATCAAGGCCGCCATGCTGGCGAGCCTGGCGCTGGCGCCGCTGGCGATGGCACAGCAGGTGGCGACGGCGGTGGCGGCGATGGAAAGCGCTGCCGTGGATGCCAACAGCGAGGCGGCAGCAGCGGCGGCCGGCCCGATCGCGACGGTGGAAGTGGCCACGCGCCGCACCCGTTCGTCGGTGGCGATGAAGGGCGACGACATCCAGAAGATCCTCCCCGGCACCAATCCGCTGAAGGCCTTGCAGACGCTGCCCGGTGTCAGCTTCCAGACGGCCGACCCGTGGGGCAACAACGAGCAGAACCTGTCGTTGTTCGTGCACGGCTTCTCGGGCCAGCAGCTGGGCTACACGATGGATGGCGTGCCGCTCGGCGACCAGCAATACGGCAACTACAACGGCCTGTCGCCGCAGCGCGCGGTGATCTCGGAAAACGTGCGCGGCGTCGTACTGTCCTCCGGCGCCGGCGACCTGGCCACCGCGTCCACCAGCAACCTCGGTGGCACCATCGAGACGTTCTCGTCGGACCCGCTGGCCGGGCGCAACTTCGCCGTGCAGCAAACCCTGGGCAGCCACGACACGTCGCGCACCTTCCTGCGTTATGACTCCGGGAAGATGGGCGACGCCAGCGTCTACGTCTCCGCCATGCACCACGAAGCCCGCGCCTGGGACTTCCACGGCCGCCAGGGCGGCGACCAGGTCAACGCCAAGTTCGTCAACGACAACGCCGCCGGCCGCCTCACCGTCTTCTTCAACTACAGCGACAAGATCGAGCCGAACGAAGACAGCACGGTCCACTCGGCCACCGAGAAATACCAGCCGTATACCCGCCCCTTCCTGTACCCCGACTTCCAGACCGCGTTGAATTACCTGTCGCCGACGGGCGCCACGCCGGCGGCCGAAGGCAACAACTACCGCAACTACTACAGCGATGCGCAGCGCGAGGATTACCTCGGTTATGTGAAGTACGACTGGAACCTGAACGACACCACCACCTGGTCGAACCAGGTCTATTACCACTACGACGACGGCGTGGGCGTCGTCGCCGGCCCGATCGGCGTGGCCGGCCTGCCCGCGCTGTTCGCCGTCTATTACCCGAACCAGAACCTCAAGCAGGTGTTCGGCAACTCCGGCTATGCCACCCGCACCACCGAGTACCGGATCAACCGGACCGGCTGGCTGTCGACCTTGCGCACCGAGATCGGCGCGCACACGATCCAGGGTGGCCTGTGGTTCGAGAAGAATGAATCGCAAGCCTACCGCCGCTGGTATGCGCTGGACGTGAACAACCCCAGTTCACCCTACGACCGCCCGGAAAATCCGCTGATCACGCAGTACGGCAGCGAGATCGACAACAAGGTCGTGCAGCTGCACCTGCAGGACGAATGGCGCGTGCGCCCCGACCTCGTGCTGCAGGGCGGCTTCAAGTCCAGCCTGCAGTTCGCGCGCGGCATGATGCCGGTGCAGCCGAAAGCGGGCGCGATCGCCGGCGGCTCCACGGCGCTGCCCGAAGGCGATATCGACACGAAGAAATGGTTCCTGCCGCAACTGGGCGCGCGCTGGGATGTCACCGGCACCGAGCAGGCCTTCGTCAACGTGCAAAAGAACATGCGCCAGTTCGTCACCTATGGCGGCGGTGGCGCATCGCCCTGGAGCCTGGCCAGCCAGTCCGCGTTCGACCTGTTCAAGGCCAGCGCGAAACCGGAAACGTCGGTCACGTTCGAAGCCGGCCTGCGCACCAGCCGCTCGTTCAGTGCCGGCCCGCTGACGGGCTTCGATGGCCAGGTCAACGTCTACCATGTGAACTTCAAGGACCGCCTGCTGACGATCAGCCCCACACCCGTGATCTCGGCGATCATCGGCGGCAACCCGGTGCTCGCCAACGTGGGCAACGTGAAGATCGACGGCATCGACATGTCCGGCACGTTCCACTTCGGCCGCGCGTTCTCGTTCTACGATGCGATTTCGTACAACCGCTCGGAGTACAAGGACAACTACCTGAACGGCGCGAACACCGTGCCCACGGCCGGCAAGAAGATTCCGGGCAGCCCGGAATGGATGAACAAGTTCGTCGCCTCGCTGAACCTGGGCGGCACGGAGTTCCAGCTGAGCGGCGACTACGTCGGCAAGCGCTACGCCACGTATACCAACGACCTGTCGGTCAGCAGCTACTTCCTGCTGGGCCTCGGCGTGACGGGCAGGCTGCCCTTCCTGGACGGCACCTGGGTGAAGAATGCGCGCTACCGCGTCAACGTGACGAACCTGGCCGACCGCCGGGGCGACCTGAATGTGGTCGTCGGCGCGGCCGACAGGACGTACAATACCTTCCCGATCGCCCCGCGGCAGGGCTTCCTCACGGTAATGGCGGACTTCAAATGA
- a CDS encoding glycerophosphodiester phosphodiesterase family protein, with protein sequence MTNWPSKRYLSRRGFIAVGAKTMAATAAGLTGSLLLPAAQAAKPARPLVIAHRGASALRPEHTLAAYAKAIADGADFIEPDLVSTKDGVPVARHEAFLSETTDVAKRPEFASRHVRKTIDGVTHDGWFVEDFTLAELKTLRTIERIPQSRPGSARYDGMFQVPTLEEVIDFLAAQSATVGRTIGLIPELKHSTYFARLGLPLEERVIATLAAHEYTRRAPVEIQSFEVANLRMLREKLGKRANLRLVQLVGVGPVKPSDVAATGGSLTYADMATPAGLRAIAEYADVFAPPTRALIPLKKDGRLDTPTALAADARAAGLRLVTWTFRPENRFLAADFRDGAGDDARNEAGSIAEMRRYLALGLDGFFTDDPALGVKALAG encoded by the coding sequence ATGACGAACTGGCCCAGCAAGCGTTACCTGTCGCGCCGCGGCTTTATCGCGGTGGGCGCCAAAACCATGGCGGCTACGGCGGCGGGTTTGACCGGTTCCCTGCTGCTGCCGGCCGCGCAAGCCGCCAAGCCGGCACGGCCGCTGGTCATTGCGCACCGCGGTGCCTCGGCCTTGCGGCCCGAGCACACGCTGGCCGCCTATGCCAAGGCGATCGCCGACGGCGCCGACTTCATCGAGCCGGACCTTGTGTCGACGAAGGATGGCGTGCCGGTCGCGCGCCACGAGGCATTCCTGTCCGAGACCACCGACGTGGCAAAACGCCCCGAGTTCGCCAGCCGCCACGTCCGCAAGACGATCGACGGCGTCACCCACGACGGCTGGTTCGTCGAGGACTTCACGCTGGCCGAGCTGAAAACGCTGCGTACCATCGAACGCATTCCGCAATCGCGCCCCGGCAGCGCCAGGTACGACGGCATGTTCCAGGTGCCGACGCTCGAGGAAGTCATCGACTTCCTGGCCGCGCAGTCGGCCACCGTCGGCCGCACGATCGGCCTGATACCGGAACTGAAGCATTCCACGTACTTCGCCCGTCTCGGCCTGCCGCTGGAAGAGCGTGTCATCGCCACGCTGGCCGCGCATGAGTACACGCGCCGTGCGCCGGTCGAGATCCAGTCGTTCGAAGTAGCCAACCTGCGCATGCTGCGCGAAAAGCTGGGCAAGCGCGCGAACCTGCGGCTGGTGCAGCTGGTCGGCGTGGGCCCGGTGAAGCCGAGCGACGTGGCGGCAACGGGCGGGTCGCTTACCTACGCGGACATGGCGACGCCGGCGGGCCTGCGCGCCATCGCCGAGTATGCCGACGTCTTCGCACCGCCGACCCGCGCGCTGATTCCTTTGAAGAAGGATGGCCGGCTCGATACGCCCACGGCGCTGGCGGCCGATGCCCGTGCCGCCGGGCTCCGGCTGGTCACGTGGACGTTCCGCCCCGAGAACCGCTTCCTCGCCGCCGACTTCCGCGATGGCGCCGGCGACGATGCGCGCAACGAGGCGGGTTCCATTGCCGAGATGCGGCGCTACCTGGCGCTGGGCCTGGACGGCTTCTTCACGGACGACCCGGCCCTGGGCGTCAAAGCGCTCGCCGGCTGA